In Shouchella patagoniensis, the following are encoded in one genomic region:
- a CDS encoding helix-turn-helix domain-containing protein: MEWGRSIRAFRKLKGYTQQEFAREIHISVSLLGEVERGIREPDEELLTRICDCLQVSKADMIQL; the protein is encoded by the coding sequence ATGGAATGGGGCAGGAGTATACGTGCGTTCAGAAAACTAAAAGGGTATACACAGCAGGAATTTGCACGCGAAATTCATATTTCTGTTTCCCTTTTAGGAGAAGTTGAACGGGGAATTAGGGAACCTGATGAGGAATTACTTACTCGTATTTGCGATTGTTTGCAAGTTTCGAAAGCCGACATGATCCAGTTATAA
- the cysK gene encoding cysteine synthase A translates to MTVVNNITELIGNTPLVKLNRLTTDEYADVYLKLEYQNPGSSVKDRIALAMINAAEEAGELQPGTTIVEPTSGNTGIGLAMVAAAKGYKAKLVMPETMSLERRNLLRAYGAELVLTPGPEGMGGAIRKATELAKQEGYFMPQQFENGANPKIHRETTGKELLEQVDGQLDGFVSGIGTGGTITGAGGLLKENFPGLRVVAIEPKDSAILSGGKPGPHKLQGIGPGFVPGILDTEVYDEIVQVSTEQAFEYSRRAAKEEGILGGISSGAAIYGALQLAKELGPGKKVVAIIPSNGERYLSTPLYQFDEETAQS, encoded by the coding sequence ATGACCGTTGTGAATAACATTACAGAACTGATTGGTAATACACCGCTTGTTAAACTGAACCGCCTGACTACGGATGAGTATGCGGACGTTTATTTGAAGCTCGAATATCAAAACCCAGGAAGTAGTGTTAAAGATCGTATTGCTCTTGCGATGATTAACGCAGCAGAAGAGGCTGGCGAATTGCAGCCTGGTACAACGATTGTTGAACCGACAAGTGGAAACACGGGTATCGGCCTCGCGATGGTGGCTGCTGCAAAAGGCTATAAAGCAAAACTTGTAATGCCGGAAACAATGAGTCTAGAACGCCGTAACCTCTTAAGAGCATATGGAGCGGAATTAGTACTAACTCCTGGACCTGAAGGTATGGGGGGAGCAATTCGAAAAGCTACAGAACTTGCGAAACAAGAGGGATATTTTATGCCTCAACAATTTGAGAATGGAGCTAATCCGAAGATTCATCGAGAAACAACTGGTAAGGAGCTGCTTGAACAAGTTGATGGGCAATTAGATGGCTTTGTTTCAGGTATAGGTACTGGTGGTACAATTACTGGTGCTGGAGGCCTGTTAAAAGAGAACTTTCCAGGACTTAGAGTTGTAGCGATCGAGCCTAAAGATTCAGCAATATTATCTGGTGGTAAACCAGGACCTCATAAGCTACAAGGTATTGGACCAGGCTTCGTGCCGGGGATACTGGACACAGAAGTTTATGATGAAATTGTGCAAGTATCCACAGAACAAGCTTTTGAATATTCCCGTCGTGCTGCAAAAGAAGAGGGTATTCTTGGGGGTATTTCATCAGGGGCTGCAATTTATGGGGCGCTTCAACTAGCAAAGGAATTAGGACCAGGGAAGAAAGTAGTCGCTATCATTCCTTCCAACGGTGAGCGCTATTTAAGTACGCCTCTATACCAATTTGATGAGGAAACGGCTCAGTCTTAA
- the folB gene encoding dihydroneopterin aldolase: protein MDKIYLNQLSFYGYHGVFPEETKLGQRFIVDLILELDLSGAAKQDDLNASIDYGDIHKRVQEIVEGEPYKLVEAVAQQISDCLLEAYSHLQTCTVKVIKPDPPIPGHYHSVAIELRRDRSGI, encoded by the coding sequence TTGGATAAAATATATTTAAACCAGTTGTCATTTTACGGCTATCACGGTGTATTCCCAGAAGAGACTAAGCTTGGACAACGCTTTATAGTTGATTTGATATTAGAACTCGACTTAAGTGGTGCTGCTAAACAAGATGATCTTAATGCGTCTATTGATTATGGAGATATCCATAAGCGTGTGCAAGAGATTGTTGAAGGAGAACCGTATAAATTAGTGGAAGCTGTTGCTCAGCAGATTAGCGATTGTTTATTAGAGGCGTATAGCCATTTACAAACATGCACCGTTAAAGTGATTAAACCTGATCCTCCTATACCCGGCCATTATCATTCAGTAGCAATAGAACTTAGGAGGGATCGTAGTGGTATATAG
- the pabC gene encoding aminodeoxychorismate lyase, with protein MYVSINGQLVHEEDAFVSVFDHGFLYGLGLFETFAVIDNDIFLLDEHINRLKEGLHSIGVHYDVTVTEVYRVTAELLQANGLNRGYVRWNVSAGIREVGLSSQHYREPQVIVFMKELPVPPVAKEAVILRLPRNTPEGEKRLKSHHYLNNILAKQEIGDTKAEGIFLTETGYVAEGIVSNLFWKINNRVYTPCLSTGILDGVTRSFVIKLIESLGYKVEQGYYTENELYRAEDMFVTNSIQGVVPVSKLDGHILYSGRFSKIVSSAYAMAAQEKE; from the coding sequence ATGTATGTTTCAATAAATGGACAGTTGGTGCATGAAGAAGATGCATTTGTTTCTGTATTTGACCATGGTTTTTTATATGGATTGGGCTTATTTGAAACATTTGCGGTTATAGATAATGACATTTTTTTACTGGATGAACACATTAATCGCCTGAAAGAAGGATTACACTCAATTGGTGTTCATTATGACGTAACAGTAACAGAAGTATATCGTGTTACAGCGGAGTTGCTTCAAGCGAATGGCTTAAATAGGGGATACGTCAGATGGAATGTGTCGGCAGGTATTCGAGAGGTTGGGTTGTCCTCGCAACACTATAGAGAACCTCAAGTAATCGTATTTATGAAAGAATTGCCTGTTCCACCGGTAGCAAAAGAAGCGGTCATTCTTCGTTTGCCAAGAAATACTCCTGAAGGTGAGAAAAGGTTAAAGTCTCATCACTATTTGAACAATATCCTCGCAAAACAAGAAATTGGCGATACAAAAGCCGAAGGTATTTTCTTAACAGAAACAGGTTATGTGGCTGAAGGAATTGTTTCGAATCTTTTTTGGAAAATAAATAATCGAGTTTACACGCCTTGTTTGTCGACGGGGATATTAGACGGAGTGACAAGGTCTTTTGTAATCAAGTTAATTGAGTCATTAGGTTATAAAGTGGAACAGGGATACTATACAGAAAATGAGTTGTATAGAGCGGAGGATATGTTCGTAACAAACTCTATACAAGGAGTCGTCCCTGTTTCGAAGTTGGATGGTCATATTCTCTATTCAGGCAGATTTTCTAAAATTGTCTCATCAGCTTATGCTATGGCTGCACAAGAAAAGGAGTAA
- the folK gene encoding 2-amino-4-hydroxy-6-hydroxymethyldihydropteridine diphosphokinase yields the protein MVYSAYLALGSNIGDRETYLQKAVDALSEMREIEVLAVSSLYETEPVGYLNQDPFLNMAIHIKTTLRPYDLLRETQRIEMALGRERDVRFGPRTVDIDILLFEQENMEMDDLQIPHPRMWERAFVLIPLAEIAPEIYSEAYGKTLNELCEEQLIDKEGVKWWSQWNGAGVYVRSEN from the coding sequence GTGGTATATAGTGCTTATTTGGCACTCGGTTCTAATATTGGAGATCGAGAAACTTACTTGCAAAAGGCAGTTGATGCATTAAGTGAAATGAGAGAGATAGAGGTTTTAGCGGTATCGTCCTTATACGAAACAGAACCAGTGGGCTATTTAAATCAAGATCCATTTTTAAATATGGCGATTCATATTAAAACTACACTCCGTCCGTATGATTTGTTGCGAGAAACGCAACGTATAGAAATGGCACTTGGGAGAGAACGTGATGTACGCTTTGGCCCAAGGACGGTAGATATTGACATTTTACTATTTGAGCAAGAAAATATGGAAATGGATGATTTGCAAATTCCACATCCGAGAATGTGGGAAAGGGCGTTTGTCCTTATTCCTCTTGCTGAAATTGCACCTGAGATATACAGCGAAGCATATGGTAAAACACTTAATGAGCTATGTGAGGAGCAACTTATCGATAAAGAGGGTGTTAAATGGTGGAGCCAATGGAATGGGGCAGGAGTATACGTGCGTTCAGAAAACTAA
- the folP gene encoding dihydropteroate synthase, with protein sequence MTAQTFSLQVQPGSRTKIMGILNATPDSFSDGGRYNDVDRALKRAEELIDAGADILDIGGESTRPGYTPVSAEEEIERIIPVIEKVTAHFNTPISVDTYKAKTAKAAVLAGATIINDVWGAKADPDMAKVAASLEVPIILMHNRQDTHYVSFIDDVKDDLRESVNICVDAGVLESHIWLDPGVGFAKSYEQNLQIMRELNRIVEMGYPVLLGTSRKSLIAETLHLPANDRLEGTGATVCLGIAKGAGIMRVHDVKEIKRMAVMMDAMLERRDSIG encoded by the coding sequence ATGACGGCACAAACATTTTCATTGCAAGTCCAACCTGGTTCAAGAACGAAAATTATGGGGATATTAAATGCAACTCCAGATTCGTTCTCTGATGGAGGGCGGTATAACGATGTGGATCGAGCACTCAAACGAGCGGAAGAATTAATTGATGCTGGGGCAGATATTCTTGATATTGGTGGGGAGTCAACACGTCCTGGCTATACTCCGGTATCAGCCGAAGAAGAAATAGAACGAATTATTCCAGTCATTGAGAAAGTAACCGCTCATTTTAACACTCCGATTTCTGTTGATACGTACAAAGCAAAGACCGCTAAAGCCGCAGTGTTGGCTGGTGCTACGATAATCAACGATGTATGGGGGGCAAAAGCTGATCCTGATATGGCGAAGGTTGCTGCATCACTCGAAGTTCCAATCATTCTTATGCATAATCGCCAGGATACACATTATGTCTCGTTCATTGATGATGTGAAAGATGACTTAAGAGAAAGTGTAAACATATGCGTTGATGCAGGAGTTTTAGAAAGTCATATATGGCTTGATCCAGGTGTCGGTTTTGCAAAATCTTATGAGCAGAACTTGCAAATTATGAGAGAACTTAATCGTATTGTTGAGATGGGGTACCCTGTTTTACTAGGTACTTCACGTAAATCTTTAATTGCAGAAACCTTGCATTTGCCTGCTAATGATCGCTTGGAAGGAACTGGTGCTACAGTTTGTCTAGGAATTGCTAAAGGCGCAGGAATAATGAGAGTTCATGATGTGAAAGAAATAAAACGGATGGCAGTTATGATGGATGCAATGCTTGAGAGGAGAGATTCTATTGGATAA
- a CDS encoding type III pantothenate kinase — translation MILAIDIGNSSIVIGIYNKNECDSIFRIATTHDKTSDEYAMLLHSFFQLKNHHIETVNGVIISSVVPTIMHRFRKMCRDYFQVEPIIVGPGVKTGLNIQYEDPKEVGADRISNAVAAIANFGAPCIVIDIGTATTFCCIDDQHRYRGGVIAPGAAISAEALSEKASKLPRLELHKPNAVVGKTTIGSIQSGTYYGYLSMIDGMIERIIKEQRLHDAKVIATGGLAHLYADESKHIQYVEPKLTLKGLKLIYDKNKSNRSG, via the coding sequence ATGATACTCGCCATCGATATTGGGAATTCATCAATCGTTATAGGCATTTATAATAAAAACGAATGTGATTCTATATTTCGAATCGCTACGACACATGATAAGACGAGTGATGAATATGCGATGCTGTTACATTCATTTTTCCAATTAAAAAACCACCATATCGAAACGGTGAATGGTGTTATTATTTCTTCGGTAGTACCAACGATTATGCATCGGTTTCGAAAAATGTGCAGAGATTACTTTCAAGTAGAGCCAATCATTGTTGGTCCTGGTGTAAAAACAGGGTTAAATATTCAATATGAAGACCCTAAAGAAGTAGGGGCCGATCGAATATCAAACGCAGTTGCTGCCATCGCTAATTTTGGTGCCCCTTGCATTGTTATCGATATTGGGACGGCAACGACATTTTGTTGTATCGACGACCAACATCGGTACCGAGGGGGTGTTATTGCCCCGGGAGCGGCTATTTCGGCAGAAGCTTTATCAGAAAAGGCTTCAAAGTTACCTCGACTTGAACTTCATAAACCAAATGCGGTTGTAGGTAAAACGACAATTGGGTCTATTCAAAGCGGGACGTATTATGGGTATCTGAGTATGATTGATGGTATGATTGAACGGATCATTAAAGAGCAACGGCTGCATGATGCAAAGGTAATCGCCACAGGGGGATTAGCTCATTTGTATGCTGATGAATCTAAGCACATTCAGTACGTCGAGCCTAAATTGACACTTAAAGGATTAAAGCTTATTTATGACAAAAACAAGAGCAACAGGAGTGGATAG
- the hslO gene encoding Hsp33 family molecular chaperone HslO translates to MSDYLVRATAFNGEVRALSLVATDMVAEACRRQGTWPAASAALGRAMMGGTLMAAMLKGEEKLTVRIEGNGPIGHIIVDSHANGATRGTVTNPHVNPELNQNGKLDVAGVVGTEGTLSVVKDLGMREPFTGSVPLVSGEIGEDFTYYFANSEQTPSSVGVGVLVNPDESVLAAGGFVIQLMPGAQESTIVEIEKRLSSIPPISKLVEMGMPPKEILQSLLGDENVKFLEEKPVVFQCTCSKKRIGNAIISLGQKEIEAMIEEDGGAETTCNFCNESYTFSEKELGELLIKAD, encoded by the coding sequence ATGAGTGATTATTTAGTTAGAGCAACAGCTTTTAACGGTGAAGTACGTGCTTTATCATTAGTAGCGACAGATATGGTTGCGGAAGCTTGTAGAAGACAAGGAACATGGCCGGCAGCATCAGCTGCTCTTGGAAGAGCAATGATGGGTGGAACATTAATGGCCGCAATGCTAAAAGGTGAAGAGAAATTAACTGTTCGTATTGAGGGTAACGGACCAATTGGTCATATAATAGTTGATAGTCACGCAAATGGTGCAACTAGAGGTACGGTAACAAACCCTCATGTTAATCCAGAACTTAATCAAAATGGGAAGCTGGACGTGGCTGGAGTTGTTGGTACTGAAGGAACACTATCGGTTGTTAAAGATCTAGGTATGAGGGAACCGTTCACAGGCAGTGTACCTCTAGTCTCTGGAGAAATTGGTGAAGACTTCACGTATTACTTCGCTAATTCTGAACAAACACCTTCCTCTGTAGGTGTTGGGGTGCTGGTTAATCCAGATGAATCGGTTCTTGCTGCAGGTGGGTTTGTTATTCAGCTTATGCCTGGAGCACAAGAATCTACAATTGTAGAAATCGAAAAACGTTTAAGCTCCATTCCTCCAATATCAAAACTTGTAGAGATGGGTATGCCTCCTAAGGAAATACTCCAATCACTGCTAGGTGATGAGAATGTGAAGTTCTTAGAGGAAAAACCTGTTGTTTTCCAATGTACTTGTTCAAAAAAACGAATAGGTAATGCAATTATAAGTTTAGGACAAAAAGAAATCGAAGCTATGATTGAAGAAGATGGCGGGGCGGAAACAACTTGTAATTTCTGTAACGAGTCATACACTTTTTCTGAAAAAGAACTTGGTGAATTGCTTATAAAGGCAGATTAA
- a CDS encoding anthranilate synthase component I family protein has translation MIPKTEWYERFLSLSANEPHHILLESGRSGRYSIMGIRPEATIEGKGNKLSITDRTGVKTYEGSLLKSLEEVLKPYNVAKQIEGPPVQGGAIGFVSYDVVREIEKLDESAVDDLKLPELYFLVFEDLFVYDHETEELWLYANGLNHEELQIRLDGYETTWSQYVEPQVQGERTNLDSHSRGGEDVTFTEEGFAQAVKAVQQYIANGDVFQVNLSVRHSRPLRVEPLEVYKHLRVVNPSPYMSYIHTPERQIVSASPELLVKKRGNELSARPIAGTRSRGRVESEDVKLAAELLGDEKERAEHVMLVDLERNDLGRVSTYGSVEVNELMVIERYSHVMHLVSNVKSQLAEGYSLYDCIRAVFPGGTITGAPKVRTMEIIEELEPVRRGLYTGAIGWIGFNGDMELNIVIRTMICQDGEAHVQAGAGIVIDSNPDHEYKESMKKAQALWNAFDLAEQRKVSQ, from the coding sequence ATGATCCCTAAAACAGAGTGGTACGAAAGATTCTTGTCACTTTCGGCGAATGAACCACACCATATTCTGCTAGAAAGCGGGAGGTCTGGTAGATATAGCATAATGGGCATTCGACCAGAGGCTACAATTGAAGGTAAAGGCAACAAGCTTTCCATAACGGATCGTACTGGTGTAAAAACGTATGAAGGATCTTTACTTAAATCTCTTGAGGAAGTGCTTAAACCATACAATGTAGCAAAGCAAATTGAAGGGCCGCCTGTTCAAGGGGGAGCAATCGGGTTTGTTAGCTATGATGTGGTCCGCGAAATTGAAAAATTAGATGAGTCTGCGGTTGATGATTTAAAGTTGCCGGAACTTTATTTTCTCGTATTTGAAGATTTATTTGTATATGATCATGAAACGGAAGAGTTATGGTTGTATGCTAATGGATTAAATCATGAAGAATTACAAATTCGTTTAGATGGGTATGAAACAACATGGAGTCAATACGTAGAACCACAAGTACAAGGTGAACGCACTAATTTAGATAGCCATTCTCGTGGTGGGGAAGACGTAACATTTACTGAAGAAGGATTCGCCCAAGCAGTGAAGGCTGTTCAACAGTATATTGCTAATGGAGATGTTTTTCAAGTTAACTTATCGGTACGTCATTCACGTCCACTTCGTGTAGAGCCGTTAGAGGTGTACAAGCATTTGAGAGTGGTGAACCCTTCACCATACATGAGTTATATTCATACACCAGAAAGACAAATTGTTAGTGCTTCGCCAGAACTTTTGGTAAAGAAAAGAGGAAATGAATTAAGCGCTAGGCCAATTGCGGGTACTAGATCCCGTGGCCGGGTAGAATCAGAAGACGTTAAATTAGCTGCAGAATTACTAGGGGATGAAAAGGAACGAGCGGAGCATGTTATGCTTGTGGACTTAGAGAGGAATGATCTAGGGCGAGTCAGTACTTATGGTTCCGTTGAAGTAAACGAGCTGATGGTGATCGAGCGTTATTCCCATGTCATGCACTTAGTTTCAAATGTCAAAAGTCAGTTAGCAGAAGGATATTCTTTATATGATTGTATCCGTGCTGTCTTTCCTGGTGGCACAATTACAGGTGCCCCTAAGGTAAGAACAATGGAAATTATTGAAGAATTGGAGCCGGTCCGAAGGGGTTTGTATACAGGAGCAATAGGTTGGATTGGATTTAATGGTGATATGGAACTGAATATAGTTATTAGAACGATGATTTGCCAGGATGGGGAAGCTCATGTACAAGCTGGCGCTGGGATTGTCATTGATTCAAATCCAGACCATGAATATAAAGAATCAATGAAAAAGGCACAAGCGCTTTGGAATGCGTTTGATTTAGCAGAGCAGAGAAAAGTAAGTCAATAA
- the pabA gene encoding aminodeoxychorismate/anthranilate synthase component II — protein MILMIDNYDSFTYNLVQYLGEMGEELIVKRNDEITIQEIKALNPSIIMISPGPCSPNEAGISLETVRTFAGVTPIFGVCLGHQAIAQAFGGKVVRAERLMHGKTSPIHHNNKTVFADLPNPMVVTRYHSLIVERHSLPSCFEITAETSEGEIMAIRHKEYAIEGVQFHPESILTVEGKRMLRQFVNAYKVGM, from the coding sequence ATGATTTTAATGATTGATAACTACGATTCGTTTACGTATAACTTAGTCCAGTATTTAGGTGAAATGGGAGAGGAACTTATAGTAAAGCGAAACGATGAAATTACGATACAGGAGATAAAGGCGTTGAATCCGTCGATTATTATGATTTCACCTGGTCCGTGTAGTCCAAATGAAGCTGGCATTAGTTTAGAGACGGTAAGAACATTCGCTGGTGTTACTCCAATTTTTGGCGTCTGTCTAGGTCATCAGGCGATAGCACAAGCATTTGGAGGTAAGGTTGTTCGGGCCGAACGTCTTATGCATGGAAAGACTTCACCTATTCATCATAATAATAAAACCGTTTTTGCTGATTTACCTAATCCGATGGTCGTGACCCGTTATCATTCCCTTATTGTTGAACGACATTCATTACCTAGTTGCTTTGAAATTACAGCTGAGACGTCTGAAGGAGAAATTATGGCGATTCGCCATAAGGAATATGCTATTGAAGGCGTCCAATTTCACCCTGAGTCAATTTTAACAGTAGAAGGAAAACGAATGCTTCGTCAGTTTGTTAATGCCTACAAGGTCGGTATGTAA